The following are encoded in a window of Pan troglodytes isolate AG18354 chromosome 4, NHGRI_mPanTro3-v2.0_pri, whole genome shotgun sequence genomic DNA:
- the MCIDAS gene encoding multicilin isoform X2, which translates to MPRTQENAHSLERCWLGNGNYDCEETSQTWRWAAEATRRDRNRVFGDSVLSTVAFSESGGGFVVSLFLNGRSFKGCAHAPLPRRVRGLGSGAGSWRQAKRDHVEIHKSGPRIRFSSLLRGSSSPDAQAGARCRCTRIPRTPSPQRCQNHSHQTEADFNLQDFRDTVDDLISDSSSMMSPTLASGDFPFSPCDISPFGPCLSPPLDPRALQSPPLRPPDVPPPEQYWKEVADQNQRALGDALVENNQLHVTLTQKQEEIASLKERNVQLKELASRTRHLASVLDVSGARACGNCSTSELNSSVHPRPASGPVGAPERRVPLSAWCVARLGHLLHAPNPEGPAGPRAALFPVFRRS; encoded by the exons ATGCCTCGGACTCAGGAAAATGCCCATTCCTTGGAGAGGTGTTGGCTTGGGAATGGCAACTACGACTGCGAAGAGACCAGCCAAACGTGGCGATGGGCCGCTGAGGCCACTAGGAGAGACAGGAACAGGGTTTTCGGGGATTCGGTACTTTCTACTGTGGCGTTTTCAGAAAGTGGAGGAGGGTTCGTAGTGTCACTTTTTCTTAACGGACGGTCTTTTAAAGGCTGTGCTCACGCGCCACTGCCGAGAAGAGTGCGGGGCTTGGGGAGCGGGGCGGGCTCTTGGCGTCAGGCCAAAAGAGACCACGTGGAAATCCATAAGTCAGGACCCAGGATAAGGTTCAG TTCGCTCCTCCGCGGAAGTTCTTCCCCGGATGCACAGGCGGGAGCCCGGTGTCGGTGTACGAGGATCCCCCGGACGCCGAGCCCACAGCGCTGCCAG AACCATTCCCACCAAACGGAAGCAGACTTCAATCTGCAGGATTTCAGAGACACGGTGGATGATCTCATTTCAG ACTCATCCTCTATGATGTCGCCTACCCTGGCCAGCGGAGacttccccttctctccttgcGACATATCACCATTCGGGCCCTGCCTATCCCCGCCACTGGACCCACGGGCCCTGCAGTCACCACCGCTGCGCCCTCCAGACGTGCCCCCGCCTGAGCAATACTGGAAGGAGGTGGCGGACCAGAACCAGAGAGCGTTGGGAGACGCGCTTGTTGAGAATAATCAA CTGCACGTGACATTGACCCAGAAACAGGAGGAGATCGCCTCGCTCAAGGAGCGGAACGTGCAGCTGAAGGAACTCGCCAGCCGAACCCGGCACCTGGCCTCGGTGCTGGATGTAAGTGGGGCGCGGGCGTGTGGGAACTGCAGCACGTCGGAACTGAACAGTTCAGTGCATCCCCGCCCAGCATCGGGACCCGTGGGGGCCCCGGAGAGGAGAGTACCGCTGAGTGCGTGGTGCGTAGCGCGCCTAGGTCACCTTTTGCACGCTCCGAACCCGGAGGGTCCGGCAGGCCCCAGGGCGGCGCTCTTCCCTGTCTTTCGTAGAAGCTGA
- the MCIDAS gene encoding multicilin isoform X1 — protein MQACGGGAAGRRAFDSICPNRMLALPGRLLCKPGKPERKFAPPRKFFPGCTGGSPVSVYEDPPDAEPTALPALTTIDLQDLADCSSLLGSDAPPGGDLAASQNHSHQTEADFNLQDFRDTVDDLISDSSSMMSPTLASGDFPFSPCDISPFGPCLSPPLDPRALQSPPLRPPDVPPPEQYWKEVADQNQRALGDALVENNQLHVTLTQKQEEIASLKERNVQLKELASRTRHLASVLDKLMITQSRDCGAAAEPFLLKAKAKRSLEELVSAAGQDCAEVDAILREISERCDEALQSRDPKRPRLLPEPANTDTRPGNLHGAFRGLRTDCSRSALNLSHSELEEGRSFSTRIRSHSTIRTLAFPQGNAFTIRTANGGYKFRWVPS, from the exons ATGCAGGCGTGCGGGGGCGGCGCGGCCGGCCGTCGGGCCTTCGACAGCATCTGCCCCAACAGAATGCTGGCACTGCCGGGCCGGCTGCTCTGCAAGCCGGGGAAGCCGGAGAGGAAG TTCGCTCCTCCGCGGAAGTTCTTCCCCGGATGCACAGGCGGGAGCCCGGTGTCGGTGTACGAGGATCCCCCGGACGCCGAGCCCACAGCGCTGCCAG CCCTCACCACCATAGACCTGCAGGACCTCGCTGACTGCTCTTCGCTACTCGGGTCCGACGCGCCGCCTGGTGGTGACCTGGCCGCCTCGCAG AACCATTCCCACCAAACGGAAGCAGACTTCAATCTGCAGGATTTCAGAGACACGGTGGATGATCTCATTTCAG ACTCATCCTCTATGATGTCGCCTACCCTGGCCAGCGGAGacttccccttctctccttgcGACATATCACCATTCGGGCCCTGCCTATCCCCGCCACTGGACCCACGGGCCCTGCAGTCACCACCGCTGCGCCCTCCAGACGTGCCCCCGCCTGAGCAATACTGGAAGGAGGTGGCGGACCAGAACCAGAGAGCGTTGGGAGACGCGCTTGTTGAGAATAATCAA CTGCACGTGACATTGACCCAGAAACAGGAGGAGATCGCCTCGCTCAAGGAGCGGAACGTGCAGCTGAAGGAACTCGCCAGCCGAACCCGGCACCTGGCCTCGGTGCTGGAT AAGCTGATGATCACACAGTCCCGGGATTGTGGGGCGGCGGCCGAGCCCTTCCTGCTCAAGGCGAAGGCCAAAAGGAGCCTGGAGGAGTTGGTCAGCGCTGCGGGGCAGGATTGCGCGGAAGTGGACGCCATCCTGAGGGAGATTTCCGAGCGTTGCGATGAAGCCCTTCAGAGCCGCGATCCCAAGCGGCCCCGACTGCTGCCAGAGCCCGCGAATACTGACACCAGGCCCGGGAACCTGCATGGCGCCTTCCGGGGGCTGCGCACAGACTGCAGCCGGAGCGCGTTGAACCTGAGCCACAGTGAGCTGGAGGAGGGCCGCTCCTTCAGCACCCGCATCCGCAGCCACAGCACCATCCGAACCCTCGCCTTCCCCCAGGGCAATGCCTTCACCATCAGAACAGCCAACGGGGGTTACAAGTTCCGCTGGGTCCCCAGTTGA